The Desulfocurvus vexinensis DSM 17965 genome includes a window with the following:
- the fdnG gene encoding formate dehydrogenase-N subunit alpha produces MTLQRRAFLKLAAATGAVAAFGGLGVSLAPTRASAQLLRTRWARETTSVCCYCAVGCGVIVSTDTTSRKCINIEGDPDHPVNEGTNCCKGISLWQLADNPNRPKTPLYRAPYSDHWQPVSWDFALTEIARRVKASRDATFTATNAKGQAVNRTEGIAHIGSAALDNEECWALQALMRSLGLHWIEHQARICHSSTVDALAESYGRGAMTNHWCDIANSDVVLVMGSNAAENHPISFKWVLRAMDRGAKLIHIDPRFTRTSAKADLHVQIRTGTDIAILGGLIKYILDNDLIQKDYVLAHTNASFIVDKGYSFKNGLFSGYSPRKDSAQSYLGVYDKSKWAFETGPDGLPKKDPTLQNPRCVYQLLKKHYSRYDLDTVCSVAGADKDGIRQFYELFAATGKPDKAGTIMYAMGWTQHTVGTQYIRTMAMVQLLLGNIGVAGGGVNALRGESNVQGSTDQGLLWHTLPGYLANPKADLPTLDAYIERAVAPHLAGAKDPMSAAWWQNLPSYMVSYLKSIYPAADPATAYQWLPRTDPGRTHTWLELFDAMHDGAFQGFFSWGQNPACGGANAGKNREAMAKLDWMVHVNLFDNETASFWHGPGMKPEAVKTEVFFLPAAASFEKEGSITNSGRWSQWRYKGPEPYGLAKSDGHIMVELHEKIRELYATQGGVFPEPILGLSVPQWRDEQGYNAHNVAKLINGYFLKDVEAGGTVYKKGTLVPSFALLRADGSTSSGNWLFCASYTEKGNMAARRDPTQTEMQANIGLFPNWAWAWPLNRRILYNRASCTMQGQPYNPQKPVLRWNGDAWEGDVPDGGWAPGTRYSFIMLPNGHGHLFGPGRMDGPFPEHYEPMESPLKKHPFSGQFNNPTALRFADEDMAVADRRFPLVATTYRLTEHWQTGNMTRNVPWLLECQPQQFVEISRELAAELGIQNGEKVWVESLRGAIWAKAMVSDRMTPMTVMGKKTHQIGLPWCFGWRMPADGSGGDSANLLTPSVGDANTAIPETKSFMANIRKAQEG; encoded by the coding sequence ATGACGTTGCAACGCAGAGCATTCCTGAAACTCGCCGCAGCCACCGGGGCGGTCGCCGCCTTCGGCGGGCTGGGGGTGAGCCTGGCGCCCACCCGGGCCTCGGCCCAACTGCTGCGGACCCGCTGGGCCCGGGAGACGACCTCCGTGTGCTGCTACTGCGCCGTGGGCTGCGGGGTCATCGTCTCCACGGACACGACCAGCCGCAAATGCATCAACATCGAGGGCGACCCCGACCATCCGGTGAACGAGGGCACCAACTGCTGCAAGGGCATCTCCCTGTGGCAACTGGCCGACAACCCCAACCGGCCCAAGACCCCGCTCTACCGGGCGCCCTATTCCGACCACTGGCAGCCCGTGTCCTGGGACTTCGCCCTGACCGAGATCGCCCGGCGCGTGAAGGCCTCGCGCGACGCGACCTTCACCGCCACCAACGCCAAGGGCCAGGCGGTGAACCGCACCGAGGGCATCGCGCACATCGGCTCCGCCGCCCTGGACAACGAGGAATGCTGGGCCCTGCAAGCCCTGATGCGCAGCCTGGGCCTGCACTGGATCGAGCACCAGGCCCGCATCTGCCACAGCTCCACCGTGGACGCCCTGGCCGAGTCCTACGGGCGCGGGGCCATGACCAACCACTGGTGCGACATCGCCAACAGCGACGTGGTGCTGGTCATGGGCTCCAACGCCGCCGAGAACCACCCCATCTCCTTCAAATGGGTGCTGCGGGCCATGGACCGGGGCGCCAAGCTCATCCACATCGACCCGCGCTTCACGCGCACCTCGGCCAAGGCCGACCTGCACGTGCAGATCCGCACCGGCACCGACATCGCCATCCTCGGCGGGCTCATCAAGTACATCCTGGACAACGACCTGATCCAGAAGGACTACGTGCTCGCGCACACCAACGCGTCCTTCATCGTGGACAAGGGCTACTCCTTCAAGAACGGCCTGTTCTCGGGCTACTCCCCGCGCAAGGACTCCGCCCAGAGCTACCTGGGCGTCTACGACAAGTCCAAATGGGCCTTCGAGACCGGGCCCGACGGCCTGCCGAAGAAGGACCCCACCCTCCAGAATCCGCGCTGCGTGTACCAGCTGCTCAAGAAGCACTACTCGCGCTACGACCTGGACACCGTGTGCTCCGTTGCGGGCGCCGACAAGGACGGCATCCGCCAGTTCTACGAGCTGTTCGCCGCCACGGGCAAGCCCGACAAGGCCGGAACCATCATGTACGCCATGGGCTGGACCCAGCACACTGTGGGCACCCAGTACATCCGCACCATGGCCATGGTCCAGCTGCTGCTGGGCAACATCGGCGTGGCGGGCGGCGGGGTCAACGCCCTGCGCGGCGAGTCCAACGTCCAGGGCTCCACGGACCAGGGCCTGCTGTGGCACACCCTGCCCGGCTACCTGGCCAACCCCAAGGCCGACCTGCCGACCCTGGACGCCTACATCGAGCGCGCCGTGGCCCCGCACCTGGCCGGAGCCAAGGACCCCATGAGCGCGGCCTGGTGGCAGAACCTGCCCAGCTACATGGTCAGCTACCTCAAATCCATCTACCCGGCGGCGGACCCCGCCACGGCCTACCAGTGGCTGCCCAGGACCGACCCCGGGCGCACCCACACCTGGCTTGAGCTGTTCGACGCCATGCACGACGGCGCCTTCCAGGGCTTCTTCTCCTGGGGCCAGAACCCGGCCTGCGGCGGGGCCAACGCGGGCAAAAACCGCGAGGCCATGGCCAAGCTGGACTGGATGGTCCACGTCAACCTCTTCGACAACGAGACGGCCTCCTTCTGGCACGGCCCGGGCATGAAGCCCGAGGCGGTCAAGACCGAGGTCTTCTTCCTGCCCGCGGCGGCGTCCTTCGAGAAGGAGGGCTCCATCACCAATTCCGGGCGCTGGTCGCAGTGGCGCTACAAGGGCCCGGAGCCCTACGGACTGGCCAAGTCCGATGGGCACATCATGGTCGAGCTGCACGAGAAGATCCGCGAGCTGTACGCCACCCAGGGCGGCGTGTTCCCCGAGCCCATCCTGGGCCTGTCCGTGCCGCAGTGGCGCGACGAACAGGGCTACAACGCCCACAACGTGGCCAAGCTCATCAACGGCTACTTCCTGAAGGACGTGGAGGCGGGCGGCACGGTCTACAAGAAGGGCACCCTGGTGCCCAGCTTCGCCCTGCTGCGGGCCGACGGCTCCACCAGCTCGGGCAACTGGCTGTTCTGCGCCTCGTACACCGAAAAGGGCAACATGGCCGCGCGGCGCGACCCCACCCAGACCGAAATGCAGGCAAACATCGGCCTGTTCCCCAACTGGGCCTGGGCCTGGCCTCTCAACCGGCGCATCCTCTACAACCGCGCCTCGTGCACCATGCAGGGCCAGCCCTACAACCCGCAAAAGCCCGTGCTGCGCTGGAACGGCGACGCCTGGGAGGGCGATGTGCCCGACGGCGGCTGGGCCCCGGGCACCCGCTACTCGTTCATCATGCTGCCCAACGGCCACGGGCACCTCTTCGGCCCCGGGCGCATGGACGGCCCCTTCCCCGAGCACTACGAGCCCATGGAGAGCCCGCTCAAGAAGCACCCCTTCTCCGGGCAGTTCAACAACCCCACGGCCCTGCGCTTCGCCGACGAGGACATGGCCGTGGCCGACCGCAGGTTCCCCCTGGTGGCCACGACCTACCGCCTCACCGAGCACTGGCAGACCGGCAACATGACCCGCAACGTGCCCTGGCTGCTGGAATGCCAGCCCCAGCAGTTCGTGGAGATCTCCCGCGAGCTGGCGGCGGAGCTGGGCATCCAGAATGGCGAGAAGGTCTGGGTGGAGAGCCTGCGCGGCGCCATCTGGGCCAAGGCCATGGTCAGCGACCGCATGACGCCCATGACCGTCATGGGCAAGAAGACGCACCAGATCGGCCTGCCCTGGTGCTTCGGCTGGCGCATGCCCGCCGACGGCAGCGGCGGCGACTCCGCGAACCTGCTGACCCCCTCGGTGGGCGACGCAAACACGGCCATTCCCGAAACCAAGAGTTTCATGGCCAACATCCGCAAGGCGCAGGAGGGGTAA
- a CDS encoding 4Fe-4S dicluster domain-containing protein yields MEKTFFIDLSRCTACRGCQVACKQWHKLPAEQTRQTGSHQNPADLSFHTYKLVRFSEVEADGQLKWLFFPEQCRHCVIAPCLEVADGYIEGSVLRDEATGAVLFTERMKQLSDDEKQEVRDACPYDIPRLDPESGLMAKCDFCIDRVHNGLKPACVGICPTGAMNFGDREEMLPLAEARLAELRKTHPGATLMDPDDVNVLYLSEVDPKLYHTHAVAEGPQAPGMDRRRMMARMFPSLARLG; encoded by the coding sequence ATGGAAAAGACCTTCTTCATCGACCTGTCCCGCTGCACGGCCTGCCGGGGCTGCCAGGTGGCCTGCAAGCAGTGGCACAAGCTGCCCGCCGAACAGACCCGCCAGACCGGGTCGCACCAGAATCCGGCGGACCTCTCCTTCCACACCTACAAGCTCGTGCGCTTCAGCGAGGTGGAGGCCGACGGCCAGCTCAAGTGGCTGTTCTTCCCCGAGCAGTGCCGCCACTGCGTCATCGCCCCCTGCCTCGAAGTGGCCGACGGCTACATCGAGGGCTCGGTGCTGCGCGACGAGGCCACCGGGGCCGTGCTCTTCACCGAGCGCATGAAGCAGCTCTCCGACGACGAGAAGCAGGAGGTGCGCGACGCGTGCCCCTACGACATCCCGCGCCTGGACCCCGAGTCCGGCCTGATGGCCAAGTGCGACTTCTGCATCGACCGCGTACACAACGGGCTCAAGCCCGCGTGCGTGGGCATCTGCCCCACCGGCGCCATGAACTTCGGCGACCGCGAGGAAATGCTGCCCCTGGCCGAAGCGCGTCTGGCCGAGCTGCGCAAGACCCACCCGGGCGCCACGCTCATGGACCCCGATGATGTCAACGTGCTGTACCTCTCCGAGGTCGATCCCAAGCTGTACCACACCCACGCCGTGGCCGAGGGCCCCCAGGCCCCCGGCATGGACCGGCGCCGGATGATGGCCAGGATGTTCCCGTCCCTGGCCAGGCTCGGCTAG
- the fdnG gene encoding formate dehydrogenase-N subunit alpha, with product MKICRRGFLKLSAVAGAATAFGGLGITLTPTAARAQLLKTTWAKQTTSVCCYCAVGCGLIVHTDKASQRAINIEGDPDHPINEGALCAKGASIWQLAENDQRVKNVLYRAPYSDKWEVRDWDWALARIARLVKNTRDTTFTATNPKGQTVNRCDAIASVGSAAMDNEECWAYQAFLRALGLVYIEHQARIUHSATVAALAESFGRGAMTNHWIDLKNSDCILIMGSNAAENHPISFKWVMRAKDKGATIIHVDPRFTRTSTKADIYAPLRSGSDIGFLGGMIKYILDNELFFKEYVVNYTNASFIVGKDFAFKDGLFSGYDPKTSKYDKKSWNFEYDEAGVPKKDPTLAHPRCVFQLMKKHYSRYTLDRVSDITGTSKDDLLKVYKAYSATGVPTKSGTVMYAMGWTQHTVGVQNIRAMSMIQLLLGNIGVAGGGVNALRGESNVQGSTDHALLWHLLPGYLGIPTSDLGTLEAYNAAKTAPHLAGTKDPKSAAWWQNSPKYMNSLLKALYPSASPEAGYDLLPKAEAGKNYSWLFLFDEMAKGAFQGFFAWGQNPACGGANSGKTREAMTKLDWLVNVNIFDNETASFWRGPDMDPKQIKTEVFMLPCAVSVEKEGSIINSGRWAQWRYQGPKPWGDTRPDGEIILELHKKIRELYAAEGGMFPEPILGLGTHQWENDHGEFDPHATAKLINGYFLKDVTVNDKSFKKGDLVPSFAFLQADGSTSSGNWLYCASYTNAGNMTARRDTTQTPEQEKIGLFPNWAWAWPVNRRVIYNRASVDAKGQPYAPDKAVIKWDGEKWLGDVPDGGWAPDAKYPFIMKPQGHACLFGPGLADGPFPEYYEPLECPVPRHPFSKQLSNPTAVHFQAEYKAVCDPKYPFVCSTYRVTEHWQTGLMTRNTPWLLETEPQMFCELSPELAKMRGIANGDKVILESPRGSLWAVAIVTARLKPFKVMGSTVHQVGIPWHYGWSFPKDGGDSANILSPSVGDPNTGIPETKAFMVNLRKA from the coding sequence ATGAAGATCTGTCGTAGAGGCTTCCTCAAGCTCTCCGCCGTGGCCGGTGCGGCCACGGCCTTCGGCGGGCTGGGAATCACCCTGACGCCCACCGCGGCCAGGGCGCAGTTGCTCAAGACGACCTGGGCCAAGCAGACCACCTCGGTGTGCTGCTACTGCGCCGTGGGTTGCGGGCTTATCGTCCACACGGACAAGGCCTCCCAGCGCGCCATCAACATCGAAGGCGACCCCGACCATCCCATCAACGAAGGCGCCCTGTGCGCCAAGGGCGCGTCCATCTGGCAGCTGGCCGAAAACGACCAGCGCGTGAAGAACGTTCTGTACCGCGCGCCCTATTCCGACAAGTGGGAAGTCCGCGACTGGGACTGGGCCCTGGCGCGCATCGCCCGCCTGGTCAAGAACACGCGCGACACCACCTTCACCGCCACCAACCCCAAGGGCCAGACCGTCAACCGCTGCGACGCCATCGCCTCGGTGGGCTCGGCGGCCATGGACAACGAGGAATGCTGGGCCTATCAGGCGTTCCTGAGAGCACTCGGCCTGGTGTACATAGAGCACCAGGCACGTATCTGACACAGCGCCACTGTTGCGGCTCTGGCAGAGTCGTTCGGACGCGGCGCGATGACCAATCACTGGATCGACCTGAAGAACAGTGATTGCATTCTGATCATGGGCAGCAACGCTGCCGAAAACCATCCCATTTCCTTCAAGTGGGTCATGCGCGCCAAGGACAAGGGCGCCACCATCATCCACGTCGATCCCCGCTTCACCAGGACATCCACCAAGGCCGACATCTACGCGCCGCTGCGCTCCGGGTCGGACATCGGCTTTTTGGGCGGCATGATCAAGTACATCCTGGACAACGAGCTGTTCTTCAAGGAGTACGTGGTCAACTACACCAACGCCTCCTTCATCGTCGGCAAGGACTTCGCCTTCAAGGACGGCCTGTTCTCCGGCTACGACCCCAAGACCTCCAAGTACGACAAGAAGTCCTGGAACTTCGAGTACGACGAGGCGGGCGTGCCGAAGAAGGACCCGACCCTGGCCCACCCGCGCTGCGTGTTCCAGCTGATGAAGAAGCACTACAGCCGCTACACCCTGGACCGCGTGAGCGACATCACCGGCACCTCCAAGGACGACCTGCTCAAGGTCTACAAGGCCTATTCGGCCACGGGCGTGCCCACCAAGTCCGGCACGGTCATGTACGCCATGGGCTGGACCCAGCACACCGTGGGCGTGCAGAACATCCGCGCCATGTCCATGATCCAGCTGCTGCTGGGCAACATCGGCGTGGCCGGCGGCGGCGTCAACGCCCTGCGCGGCGAGTCCAACGTCCAGGGCTCCACGGACCACGCCCTGCTGTGGCACCTGCTGCCCGGCTACCTGGGCATCCCCACCTCGGACCTGGGCACCCTGGAGGCGTACAACGCCGCCAAGACCGCCCCGCACCTGGCCGGAACCAAGGACCCCAAGAGCGCCGCCTGGTGGCAGAACAGCCCCAAGTACATGAACAGCCTGCTCAAGGCCCTGTATCCCTCCGCCAGCCCCGAAGCGGGCTACGACCTGCTGCCCAAGGCCGAGGCGGGCAAGAACTACTCCTGGCTGTTCCTGTTCGACGAAATGGCCAAGGGCGCCTTCCAGGGCTTCTTCGCCTGGGGCCAGAACCCGGCCTGCGGCGGGGCCAACTCCGGCAAGACCCGCGAGGCCATGACCAAGCTCGACTGGCTGGTCAACGTCAACATCTTCGACAACGAGACGGCCTCCTTCTGGCGCGGCCCGGACATGGACCCCAAGCAGATCAAGACCGAGGTCTTCATGCTGCCCTGCGCCGTGTCCGTCGAAAAGGAAGGCTCGATCATCAACTCCGGGCGCTGGGCGCAATGGCGCTACCAGGGGCCCAAGCCCTGGGGCGACACGCGGCCTGACGGCGAGATCATCCTCGAACTGCACAAGAAGATCCGCGAGCTGTACGCCGCCGAGGGCGGCATGTTCCCCGAGCCCATCCTGGGCCTGGGCACCCACCAGTGGGAAAACGACCACGGCGAGTTCGACCCCCACGCCACGGCCAAGCTCATCAACGGCTACTTCCTGAAGGACGTGACCGTGAACGACAAGTCGTTCAAGAAGGGCGACCTGGTGCCGAGCTTCGCCTTCCTGCAGGCCGACGGGTCCACCAGCTCGGGCAACTGGCTGTACTGCGCCTCGTACACCAACGCGGGCAACATGACCGCCCGGCGTGACACCACCCAGACCCCCGAGCAGGAGAAGATCGGCCTGTTCCCCAACTGGGCCTGGGCCTGGCCGGTGAACCGGCGCGTCATCTACAACCGCGCCTCGGTGGACGCCAAGGGCCAGCCCTACGCCCCGGACAAGGCCGTCATCAAGTGGGACGGCGAGAAGTGGCTGGGCGACGTGCCTGACGGCGGCTGGGCCCCGGACGCCAAGTACCCCTTCATCATGAAGCCCCAGGGCCACGCGTGCCTGTTCGGGCCCGGGCTGGCCGACGGCCCCTTCCCCGAATACTACGAGCCCCTGGAGTGCCCGGTGCCCAGGCATCCGTTCTCCAAGCAGCTCAGCAACCCCACCGCCGTGCACTTCCAGGCCGAGTACAAGGCCGTGTGCGACCCGAAGTATCCCTTCGTGTGCAGCACCTACCGCGTCACCGAGCACTGGCAGACCGGCCTGATGACCCGCAACACCCCCTGGCTGCTGGAGACCGAACCGCAGATGTTCTGCGAACTGAGCCCCGAGCTGGCCAAGATGCGCGGTATCGCAAACGGCGACAAGGTGATCCTGGAAAGCCCGCGCGGCTCGCTGTGGGCCGTGGCCATCGTCACCGCGCGCCTGAAGCCCTTCAAGGTCATGGGCAGCACGGTGCACCAGGTGGGCATCCCCTGGCACTACGGATGGAGCTTCCCCAAGGATGGCGGCGACTCGGCCAACATCCTCTCGCCGTCCGTGGGCGACCCCAACACCGGCATTCCCGAAACCAAGGCCTTCATGGTCAACCTGCGCAAGGCGTAA
- a CDS encoding IS1595 family transposase — MLMDREEFDTLVADEASAERYLLRHCWENHQRFCPRCKSRKNYRLKSGRRRCARCRYTFHDFSGRWINNCNLTCRDWLRVMHLFAAEATAQQVARELGLSYNTAYKAVNTLRFSILAHALDAKQMLGENSCLGLTLSGRMLKDRPGPCGKVETPVFGIMDRREWVFVDLIPGFDAETILHFQLNFQLAVVRQGNVTYTDRYQRYDTLICCVGNSPTADYIKSSRRGVSIDGAPEGFWRYAGQRLLKYHGVTPQRFPLYLKELEFRYNSRTKDLLPLLAACVCDFVPELP, encoded by the coding sequence ATGCTCATGGACAGGGAAGAGTTCGACACCCTGGTGGCCGACGAGGCCAGCGCCGAGCGCTACCTGCTGCGCCACTGCTGGGAGAACCACCAGCGCTTCTGCCCGCGCTGCAAAAGCCGCAAGAACTACCGCCTGAAAAGCGGGCGCAGGCGCTGCGCGCGCTGCCGCTACACCTTCCACGACTTCTCGGGGCGCTGGATCAACAACTGCAACCTGACCTGCCGGGACTGGCTGCGGGTCATGCACCTGTTCGCCGCCGAGGCCACGGCCCAGCAGGTGGCGCGCGAGCTGGGCCTGTCGTACAACACGGCCTACAAGGCCGTGAACACCCTGCGCTTCTCCATCCTGGCCCACGCCCTGGACGCCAAGCAGATGCTGGGCGAGAACTCCTGCCTGGGCCTGACCCTGTCCGGGCGGATGCTCAAGGACCGCCCCGGGCCCTGCGGCAAGGTGGAAACCCCGGTCTTCGGCATCATGGACCGCCGCGAATGGGTCTTCGTGGACCTCATCCCCGGCTTCGACGCCGAAACCATCCTGCACTTCCAGCTCAACTTCCAGCTGGCCGTCGTGCGCCAGGGCAACGTGACCTACACCGACCGCTACCAGCGCTACGACACCCTGATCTGCTGCGTGGGCAACTCGCCCACCGCCGACTACATCAAAAGCTCCCGGCGCGGCGTGAGCATCGACGGCGCGCCCGAGGGCTTCTGGCGCTACGCGGGCCAGCGCCTGCTCAAGTACCACGGCGTCACGCCCCAGCGCTTCCCGCTCTACCTCAAGGAGCTGGAATTCCGCTATAATTCGCGCACCAAGGACCTGCTGCCCCTGCTGGCGGCCTGCGTGTGCGATTTCGTGCCCGAGCTCCCCTGA
- the moaA gene encoding GTP 3',8-cyclase MoaA gives MLVDGYGREVSYLRLSVTDRCNLNCFYCRTGQEMEYIPHENILTYEEMVVLARAARALRVEKLRLTGGEPFARRDFLAFLGLLREQCPELDVRITTNATLLAGKAAAVKHLGIRRINISMDTLDPAKFLEITGRDMLDRVLAAIDECLGLGLRVKINVVAMKGVNDMELPAFVRLACDKPVDVRFIEFMPIGASTRWNDAATWTAREIIAQAGAMVRLTPLERHGRSGGPARLFAIEGGQGRLGVISPLSDHFCTSCNRLRVTSDGRLRTCLFSDKEYRLRPALRHPRLGIDHVVGIMRRALRTKPMGYELLELRRRAQVCDRVMSSIGG, from the coding sequence ATGCTTGTCGATGGATATGGCCGCGAGGTCAGCTACCTGCGCCTGTCGGTCACCGACCGCTGCAACCTGAACTGCTTCTACTGCCGCACCGGGCAGGAGATGGAGTACATCCCCCACGAAAACATCCTGACCTACGAGGAAATGGTGGTACTGGCGCGCGCGGCCCGGGCCCTGCGGGTGGAAAAGCTGCGGCTCACGGGCGGCGAGCCCTTCGCCCGGCGCGACTTCCTGGCCTTCCTGGGCCTGCTGCGCGAGCAGTGCCCGGAGCTGGACGTGCGCATCACCACCAACGCCACCCTGCTGGCGGGCAAGGCCGCTGCGGTCAAGCACCTGGGCATCCGGCGCATCAACATCTCCATGGACACCCTGGACCCCGCCAAGTTCCTGGAAATCACCGGGCGCGACATGCTGGACCGCGTGCTGGCGGCCATCGACGAGTGCCTGGGCCTGGGCCTGAGGGTCAAGATCAACGTGGTGGCCATGAAGGGCGTCAACGACATGGAGCTGCCTGCCTTCGTGCGCCTGGCCTGCGACAAGCCCGTGGACGTGCGCTTCATCGAGTTCATGCCCATCGGCGCCAGCACGCGCTGGAACGACGCCGCCACCTGGACCGCCCGCGAGATCATCGCGCAGGCCGGGGCCATGGTCCGGCTCACGCCCCTGGAGCGTCATGGCCGCAGCGGGGGCCCGGCCCGGCTGTTCGCCATCGAGGGCGGCCAGGGGCGCCTGGGGGTCATCTCGCCGCTGTCGGACCATTTCTGCACGAGCTGCAACCGGCTGCGCGTGACCTCCGACGGCAGGCTGCGCACCTGCCTGTTCTCGGACAAGGAATACCGGCTGCGCCCGGCCCTGCGCCACCCGCGCCTGGGCATCGACCATGTGGTCGGCATCATGCGCCGCGCGCTGCGCACCAAGCCCATGGGCTACGAGCTGCTCGAGTTGCGCAGGCGGGCCCAGGTCTGCGACCGGGTCATGTCGTCCATCGGCGGATAG
- a CDS encoding TlpA family protein disulfide reductase, whose translation MRPVRRAARRLARALGLAALLALCAVAAPGQQGRVPEVDAPGLHKAIDAARGRVVVVNFWATWCGPCRRELPEMERLRREIPEGELAMISVSVDFDRGTLEEYLERNPFGYPVLLADATLMDALDLDAIPRTWIFAPDGTLARNHDGPASLQELRGAVRAAQGGPGRSKE comes from the coding sequence ATGCGCCCCGTGAGGCGCGCGGCGCGCCGCCTGGCCAGGGCCCTGGGCCTGGCCGCGCTGCTGGCCCTGTGCGCCGTGGCCGCCCCGGGCCAGCAGGGCCGGGTGCCCGAGGTCGATGCGCCGGGGCTGCACAAGGCCATCGACGCCGCCCGGGGCCGGGTGGTAGTGGTGAATTTCTGGGCCACATGGTGCGGCCCCTGCCGCCGCGAGCTGCCCGAGATGGAACGCCTGCGCCGGGAAATCCCCGAAGGCGAGCTGGCCATGATCAGCGTGTCCGTGGACTTCGACAGGGGCACGCTGGAGGAATACCTGGAGCGCAACCCCTTCGGCTATCCCGTGCTGCTGGCCGACGCGACGCTCATGGACGCCCTGGACCTGGACGCCATCCCCAGGACATGGATTTTCGCCCCGGACGGCACCCTGGCCCGCAACCACGACGGCCCCGCCAGCCTCCAGGAGCTGCGCGGCGCCGTGCGCGCCGCCCAGGGCGGCCCGGGCCGCAGCAAGGAGTAG
- the mobA gene encoding molybdenum cofactor guanylyltransferase, translating to MAETINALVLAGGKSTRLGTDKVVLPFSGRTLLARMVELAGRHCARVWVSGREPGALGVDAPWLPDDEPGMGPLGGILTGLRHIGGPLLVLACDLPLLDDQTVRRLLAARAERPPQAVMTTFLQPATGYIEALVAVYEQGCAPLLAEAGARGLYKLSRAVPPGVRHHIPYSQQESAVFFNINYPADLAMLERVRATECAP from the coding sequence ATGGCCGAGACGATCAACGCGCTGGTGCTGGCGGGCGGCAAGAGCACCCGCCTGGGCACGGACAAGGTCGTGCTGCCCTTCTCGGGGCGCACGCTGCTGGCGCGCATGGTGGAACTGGCCGGGCGGCACTGCGCGCGGGTCTGGGTTTCGGGCCGCGAGCCTGGGGCCCTGGGCGTGGACGCGCCCTGGCTGCCCGACGACGAGCCTGGCATGGGCCCGCTGGGCGGCATCCTCACCGGGCTGCGGCACATCGGCGGGCCGCTGCTGGTGCTGGCCTGCGACCTGCCCCTGCTGGACGACCAGACCGTGCGCAGGCTGCTGGCCGCCCGCGCCGAGCGCCCGCCCCAGGCGGTGATGACCACCTTCCTGCAACCGGCCACGGGCTACATCGAGGCCCTGGTGGCGGTCTACGAGCAGGGCTGCGCGCCGCTGCTGGCCGAGGCCGGGGCCCGGGGGCTGTACAAGCTGAGCCGCGCCGTGCCGCCCGGGGTCCGCCACCATATCCCCTACTCCCAGCAGGAGTCAGCGGTCTTTTTCAACATCAACTACCCGGCGGACCTGGCCATGCTGGAACGGGTCCGCGCCACGGAATGCGCCCCGTGA
- a CDS encoding formate dehydrogenase accessory sulfurtransferase FdhD, translating to MTSDAPKPCGPPAPGGLLRLACRQFKDGAWRDFADTVTPEAPVVLHWPGRDPVRLWAFAEDLDALALGHALLELCRPGQRPRLVQRKGDEFLLAPDTAPAPAPAPGPLPLEPAQVLDAMAGFIQAGGRWDDTGCFHRAAVFDPGARRFVHHVEDIGRHNCIDRLAGWALESGEPLPGRLLFVSARATASLAAKAARAGFGAMVSRSAVTTAGIAAAAGAGLSLAGFARAARFTVFTDPAGVFLGAQCGPGAG from the coding sequence ATGACGAGCGACGCCCCCAAGCCCTGCGGCCCCCCCGCCCCGGGCGGCCTGCTGCGGCTGGCCTGCCGCCAGTTCAAGGACGGCGCCTGGCGCGACTTCGCCGACACCGTGACCCCCGAGGCGCCGGTGGTGCTGCACTGGCCGGGGCGCGACCCCGTCCGGCTGTGGGCCTTCGCCGAGGACCTGGACGCCCTGGCCCTGGGCCACGCCCTGCTGGAGCTGTGCCGCCCGGGGCAGCGGCCCCGGCTGGTGCAGCGCAAGGGCGACGAATTCCTGCTGGCCCCCGACACCGCCCCCGCACCGGCCCCGGCCCCCGGCCCGCTGCCCCTGGAGCCCGCCCAGGTCCTCGACGCCATGGCCGGGTTCATCCAGGCCGGAGGCCGCTGGGACGACACGGGCTGCTTCCACCGCGCGGCGGTCTTCGACCCCGGCGCGCGGCGCTTCGTGCACCACGTGGAGGACATCGGCCGCCACAACTGCATCGACCGCCTGGCGGGCTGGGCCCTGGAGTCGGGCGAGCCTCTGCCCGGGCGCCTGCTGTTCGTCTCGGCGCGGGCCACGGCCTCGCTGGCCGCCAAGGCCGCGCGGGCCGGGTTCGGGGCCATGGTCAGCCGCTCGGCGGTGACCACGGCGGGCATCGCCGCCGCCGCCGGGGCCGGGCTGTCCCTGGCCGGATTCGCGCGCGCGGCGCGCTTCACGGTGTTCACCGATCCCGCCGGGGTCTTCCTGGGCGCACAATGCGGGCCTGGCGCAGGATGA